A stretch of the Cheilinus undulatus linkage group 11, ASM1832078v1, whole genome shotgun sequence genome encodes the following:
- the LOC121518018 gene encoding somatostatin-1B-like, producing the protein MQLLVVLAALMGVLCSVRAAAVLPVDDRIPIHVNRELSKERKELILKLVSGLLDGALDTNMLPGEVSPVDLEEPLESRLEERAVYNRLSLPQRDRKAPCKNFFWKTFTSC; encoded by the exons ATGCAGCTCCTGGTGGTCTTAGCAGCTCTCATGGGGGTTCTGTGCAGCGTGAGGGCAGCGGCCGTGCTTCCTGTGGACGATAGGATCCCCATCCATGTGAACAGG gAGCTGAGCAAAGAGCGCAAAGAGCTGATCCTGAAGCTGGTGTCAGGCTTGTTGGACGGAGCTCTGGACACCAACATGCTGCCGGGGGAGGTGTCCCCCGTGGATCTGGAGGAGCCACTGGAGTCACGTCTGGAGGAGAGGGCTGTCTACAACCGGTTATCACTGCCCCAGCGTGACCGCAAAGCCCCATGTAAAAATTTCTTCTGGAAAACGTTCACCTCCTGCTAA